A genome region from Brassica oleracea var. oleracea cultivar TO1000 chromosome C2, BOL, whole genome shotgun sequence includes the following:
- the LOC106323317 gene encoding uncharacterized protein LOC106323317: MVAKGSSGPRQLSISISATVSEACNDRGWLLRGARSPLAEELQTYLTTVPFPTLNLMDDTPTLNLMDDTYVWDINGDELQEFSTSKTWEAVRNREPEQQWTQSIWFKGHVPRHAFTAWVIYQDRLPTRSRLLKWGMNISPSCCLCDAAVEDRTHXCADLDTLSGHSILGPPSPNECHFVIQSPAGL; the protein is encoded by the coding sequence ATGGTTGCTAAGGGGAGTTCAGGACCGAGACAGCTCTCCATAAGCATCTCTGCGACTGTTTCAGAGGCCTGTAATGACAGGGGATGGTTACTAAGGGGAGCCCGCTCTCCTCTAGCTGAGGAACTGCAGACTTATCTCACCACTGTTCCCTTTCCCACTCTAAATCTAATGGACGATACCCCCACTCTAAATCTAATGGACGATACCTATGTGTGGGACATCAACGGTGATGAATTGCAAGAATTCTCCACCAGCAAAACCTGGGAAGCTGTTCGAAACAGAGAACCAGAGCAGCAATGGACACAAAGCATCTGGTTCAAGGGTCATGTCCCCCGACACGCGTTTACTGCCTGGGTTATCTACCAAGATCGCCTTCCCACCAGATCAAGGCTGCTGAAATGGGGTATGAACATCTCTCCCTCTTGTTGTTTATGCGATGCAGCGGTGGAGGACAGAACCCATNNNTGCGCAGACTTGGATACTCTTTCAGGGCATTCCATACTTGGACCTCCTTCACCGAATGAGTGTCACTTCGTGATACAGTCACCAGCAGGACTCTAA